In the Kwoniella mangroviensis CBS 8507 chromosome 3, whole genome shotgun sequence genome, one interval contains:
- a CDS encoding protein transporter SEC23, which produces MNGPGFEDVEDKDGVRLSWNVWPSSRIEATRTVVPISALYTPLKEREDLPPVMYEPVTCKGSCKAILNPYCQVDVRGKMWICPFCLQRNPFPQHYHQDLSPNNLPPELLPKFTTIEYTLSRPAQIPPIFLYVVDTCVDEDELKALRETLVVSLSLLPPNALVGLITFGTMAMVHELAYADCPKAYVFRGSKDYQPKQIADMLGLNPSNRPIQAMRPGQPVPAPAASKFLQSVESCEFQLTNILENLQRDPWPVDQDKRPLRCTGVALGVATALLESAFPNTGARIMLFSGGPPTDGPGTVVGPELREPIRSHHDIDRDSVKHFKRATKYYEGLSKRASANGHAIDIYAGCLDQVGLLEMKSLTNATNGFMIISDSFMTAIFKQSFLRTLGKDEQGYLKMGFNGTFDVLTTKELKISGVIGHVISANKKSQCVGETEIGIGQTSAWKVCSLTPKTSLAVYFEVVTPAGQALSPNQSGLIQFVTHYQHSSGQYRLRVTTISRTFQEGGHPSIAASFDQEAAAVLMARIAVFKAEIDDSPDVLRWLDRMLIRLCQKFADYRKEDPTSFQLSPNFSIYPQFMFHLRRSQFLQVFNNSPDETAFYRHVLNDADVNNSLIMIQPTLMSYGFDTEPHPVLLDSVSIRPDVILLLDTFFHILIFHGETVAQWRKANYQEQEDYANFKELLEAPVADAQELLEDRLPIPRYVVCDQGGSQARFLLSKLNPSTTHQSGSGYGSGPAGGQAIFTDDVSLQVFMEHLKRLAVGASTS; this is translated from the exons ATGAACGGACCAGGATTCGAGGATGTCGAAGATAAGGATG GTGTCAGACTCTCATGGAACGTCTGGCCATCCAGTCGTATCGAAGCTACACGTACTGTGGTTCCCATCTCAGCTTTGTATACCCCAttgaaggaaagagaagatctaCCTCCGGTGATGTACGAGCCTGTCACTTGTAAAGGCTCATGTAAGGCTATCTTGAATCCTTATTG TCAAGTCGACGTCCGAGGTAAAATGTGGATCTGTCCCTTCTGTTTACAACGAAATCCTTTCCCTCAACATTATCACCAAGATTTATCTCCTAACAACTTACCTCCTGAACTCTTACCTAAATTCACCACCATTGAATATACCTTATCCCGACCAGCTCAGATCCCACCCATCTTCTTATACGTGGTCGATACGTGCGTagacgaagatgagttgaaggCTTTGAGGGAGACTCTCGTAGTCAGTTTGAGTCTGTTACCTCCCAATGCGTTGGTGGGGTTGATCACTTTCGGTACTATG GCAATGGTCCACGAGTTAGCCTATGCCGATTGCCCCAAAGCCTACGTCTTCAGAGGATCAAAAGACTACCAACCGAAACAGATCGCCGATATGTTAGGGCTGAACCCATCCAATCGACCTATCCAAGCTATGAGACCAGGTCAACCGGTCCCTGCTCCAGCTGCTTCCAAGTTCCTCCAATCGGTCGAGAGCTGCGAATTCCAATTGACCAATATCTTGGAGAACCTTCAGAGAGATCCTTGGCCCGTGGATCAAGATAAGAGACCACTTAGATGTACTGGTGTGGCCTTGGGTGTTGCGACTGCTCTactcgag TCCGCCTTCCCCAACACTGGCGCTCGAATCATGCTCTTCTCAGGTGGTCCACCTACCGATGGTCCTGGTACCGTTGTCGGTCCCGAACTCAGAGAACCCATCCGATCTCACCATGATATCGACAGGGACAGTGTCAAGCACTTCAAGCGAGctaccaag TACTACGAAGGTCTTTCCAAACGTGCTTCTGCAAATGGTCATGCCATCGATATCTACGCTGGATGTCTTGATCAAGTTGGTCTTCTTGAGATGAAATCCCTTACCAACGCTACAAACGGTTTCATGATCATTTCCGATTCGTTCATGACCGCCATCTTCAAGCAGAGTTTCTTGCGAACTTTGGGTaaggatgaacaaggttACCTCAAGATGGGCTTCAATGGTACTTTCGATGTTCTG ACCACCAAAGAACTGAAGATCTCCGGTGTCATCGGCCACGTCATCTCTGCCAACAAGAAATCCCAGTGTGTTGGAGAAACCGAGATTGGTATCGGTCAAACATCCGCTTGGAAAGTTTGCTCCCTTACCCCCAAGACGTCATTAGCGGTATACTTCGAAGTGGTCACTCCAGCAGGACAAGCACTATCACCCAATCAATCAGGCCTGATTCAGTTCGTTACTCATTACCAACATTCATCTGGACAATACAGATTGAGAGTTACGACCATCTCTCGAACATTCCAAGAAGGTGGACATCCCTCTATTGCCGCTTCCTTCGATCAAGAAGCAGCAGCGGTCCTGATGGCCAGAATAGCAGTGTTCAAAGCTGAGATCGATGACTCGCCAGATGTACTTAGATGGTTGGATAGGATGCTTATCAGGTTGTGTCAAAAGTTCGCCGATTATAGGAAAGAAGACCCGACGTCTTTCCAACTGAGCCCGAACTTCAGTATCTATCCTCAGTTCATGTTCCATCTCAGACGAAGTCAATTCTTGCAGGTGTTCAATAATTCCCCCGATGAAACTGCTTTctacag ACATGTGTTGAACGACGCCGACGTGAACAACTCcttgatcatgatccaaCCTACCCTAATGTCATACGGCTTCGATACCGAACCTCATCCCGTTTTACTCGATTCCGTCTCTATTCGACCCGACGTGATCCTGTTGctcgataccttcttccacataCTGATATTCCACGGAGAGACCGTTGCCCAATGGCGTAAAGCGAAttatcaagaacaagaagattATGCAAACTTTAAAGAACTTCTCGAAGCTCCCGTTGCGGACGCACAGGAATTGTTAGAAGATCGATTGCCTATCCCGAGATATGTCGTATGTGATCAAGGTGGTTCACAGGCTAGGTTCTTGTTATCGAAATTAAATCCTtcgacaactcaccaatcgGGAAGTGGATATGGTTCAGGACCGGCAGGTGGTCAGGCGATCTTCACGGATGATGTCAGTTTGCAAGTGTTCATGGAACATCTCAAGAGATTG GCCGTTGGCGCTTCTACAAGCTAG